The sequence ATGGGGACGGCGAAACCGACCGTGATGGCCGAGGTGTGGCCGTCGGCGGCACGGACGATCGAGCGGCCGGCCTCGAACGAGTGGAAGGTCACCCACGACATGTCGAGCCCCAGCAGCAGCCGGGCCCGCCGGGTGATGACCTTGAGCAGGGTGTCCAGGTTGTACGGGAGGGTCAGGTCCCGGGCGGTGTCGACCAGCGCGCTCAGGCCCGCCTCGCGCTGCTGGCGGCGGGCGAAGAGCGCCCGGATGCTCAGGGAGAGGTCCTTCGCCCGTTCCAGCCGGGCGAGGTCGGCCGCGTCCGCGCCCGCCTCGCGCGCCGCCCGTACGACGCGTTCGAACTCCTCGGTGCGTGCCTCCCGCGCCAGTAGCACGAGCATCTCGGACACGTCCGTATCGGACCGCCGGTCCTCCGACTTCACAGTCGCCCCCCTCAGGTTCCGCACACGCGGTTCAACATTTTGTTGATCCTAGACTGCCAGGTCAGCCGGGGTGTGCTGTGCCTGGGTCACCACTCTGTGTGAAAGACGCTGTTGCCGGGCCACCTTCTGGACGGGCCCGGCCGGCGGATAGACCTGTCTCCGGGGCCTCGACCGGGCGCCGTTCACATCGCTTGTACGAGGGGTCCGATGTCGCAGGTCCAGAGTTTCGAACGCTCCATCCACCGCAGCCGCATGTCGCTGACCAGACCCGACCGGCCGAAGACGTTCACGATGTACGGACGTGAGTGGGATCTGCTGGACGCGGTCTTCGCCCCCGTGTTCTCCCCCTCGACCGGGGTCGCCCTGGAGTTCCTCGAACTGGCCGAGGCGACCGCCCGCCCGGCGGCCGGTCGGTCCTCCTTCCTGGAGATCGGCTGCGGCACCGGCGTGATCGCGGTGACGGCGGCCCTCGCCGGATACGGACGGGTCGTCGCCGCCGACATCAGCCCGCAGGCGGTGGAGAACGCGGCCGTCAACGCCGAGCGCCACGGGGTGGGGGACCGGCTGAGCGCCGTGCACAGCGACCTGTTCTCCGGCCTGCCCGAGAACGAGCGCTTCGACACCGTCTTCTGGAGCTCCAACTACGTGCTGGCTCCCGAGTCCTACGAGTACAGGTCGGTGCACGAGCGCGCCTACGTGGACACCGGCTACCGGGCCCACCGCCGCTACCTGGAGCAGGCGCCTCGCTGGCTGGCCCCGGACGGGGTCGTCCTGCTGCACTTCAGCGACCGCGGAGATCTGCCCGCACTGCACCGGATCGCCGAGGAGTGCGGCCGGGAACTGCGCGTCCTGCGCAGCCTCCAGGTGCGCGAAGGCGAGTACGGCGAGGACATGGTCGAGCACATGCTGCTCCAGGTCCTGCCGGTACGGGCGTAACCGCGGGCCGGGGGGACGACATGCGCACGCTTCTGATCGACAACTACGACTCGTTCACCTACAACCTCTTCCACCAGCTCACCGAGGCGGGCGGCCGCGAACCGGAAGTCGTCCGCAACGACGATCCGCGCTGGAACGCCCGGCTGCTGACCGACTTCGACAACGTGGTCGTCTCACCCGGCCCGGGGACCCCTCTCGAAGCCCGCGACCTCGGCATCTCCCGCGAGATCCTCGCGACGACACGGCTTCCCGCGCTCGGCATCTGCCTGGGCCACCAGGCGATCGGCGCGCTCCACGGCGCCACGGTGGGGCGGGCGCCGGCCCCCCTGCACGGGCGGATCTCCCGCGTACGGCACGACGGGAAGGGCCTGTTCGCCGGGCTGCCGTCGCCGATGGAGGTCGTGCGCTACCACTCGCTGGCGGTCACCGACCTGCCGCCCGAGCTGGAGGCCACGGCCTGGACGGCGGACGGGATCCTGATGGGACTGCGCCACCGCACGCGGCCGATGTGGGGGGTGCAGTTCCACCCGGAGTCGATCTGCGCCGAGTACGGGGTGGAACTCCTGCGCAACTTCATGGACCTGAGCGCGCTCGCGGCCCGGCCGCCCCGCCGGATCGCCACGGCCCGTCCGCCGGTCCGGTCGCAGACGCAGACGCAGACGCAGACGCAGACGCGGTCGCAGGCGCGGTCGGCCGGCGCCGGGGACGGCCCTCCCGCATCCGCACCCGCACCGGCCCCGTCCGCCGCACCGCGCCGACTGCGGGTGCTCACCCACGCGCTGCCCACCGGCTGGGACGCGGAGCGGGCCTACGACCTGCTCTTCCGCAGGAACCCGTACTCCTTCTGGCTCGACAGCAGCCGGCCGGACGCCACCGGCGGACGATTCTCGATCATGGGGGACGCCTCGGGTCCGCTGGCGCGGGTGGCCCGCGCCGACGTGTGGAGCGGCACGGTCCGCGTGGACTCCGCCTCGGACACGGAGATCGTCTCGGGCCCGTTCCTGGACTGGCTCGACCAGGACCTGCGCGCGATCGACGCCGAAGTCCCCGCCTTACCCTTCGACTTCACCCTCGGCTGGACCGGGTACCTCGGCTACGAGCTGAAGTCCGAGTGCGGTGGTGAACTCGTCCACCGGTCCGAGGACCCCGACGCCGTGATGGTCTTCACCGACCGGGCCCTCGTCCTCGACCACCACACCGGCACCACCCACCTGCTGACGCTCGCGGACGACGGCATCGAGGGATCCGAGGCCACCGCGCGCCGCCGGCTCGCCGAACTGGCCGACCGGCTCGCCCACCTGCCGCCGGGCGCGGCGCCCGCCCCGGCCGGCGCGGTCCCGATGACCGGCGAGATCCGGCTGCGCCACGACCGCGCCACCTATCTCGGCCTCATCGCCGCCGCCCACGAGGAGATAGCGGCCGGTGAGACGTACGAGGTCTGCCTCACCAACACGGCCGAGGTACGCGGCCGGCTCGACCCGTGGGCCGGCTACCTGCACCTGCGCCGCACCCACCCGGCCCCGTTCGGCGCGCTGCTCCGGTTCGGCGACCTGTCCGTGCTGAGCACCTCGCCCGAGAGGTTCCTGCGCATCGACCGGGACGGTCTGGTCGAGTCCAGGCCGATCAAGGGCACCCGCCCCCGGGGCGCCACGCCCGCCGAGGACGCGGCCCTGGTGGCGGACCTGCTGACCTGCGAGAAGGACCGCGCCGAGAACCTGATGATCGTGGACCTGGTCCGCAACGACCTCGGGCGCTGCGCCGAGCCCGGTTCCGTGGAGGCCACCGACATCTTCCGCGTCGAGAGCTTCGCCGGCGCCCACCAGCTCGTGAGCACCGTCCGGGCGCGCCTGCGCCGT comes from Streptomyces virginiae and encodes:
- a CDS encoding methyltransferase domain-containing protein, giving the protein MSQVQSFERSIHRSRMSLTRPDRPKTFTMYGREWDLLDAVFAPVFSPSTGVALEFLELAEATARPAAGRSSFLEIGCGTGVIAVTAALAGYGRVVAADISPQAVENAAVNAERHGVGDRLSAVHSDLFSGLPENERFDTVFWSSNYVLAPESYEYRSVHERAYVDTGYRAHRRYLEQAPRWLAPDGVVLLHFSDRGDLPALHRIAEECGRELRVLRSLQVREGEYGEDMVEHMLLQVLPVRA
- the pabB gene encoding aminodeoxychorismate synthase component I, with amino-acid sequence MRTLLIDNYDSFTYNLFHQLTEAGGREPEVVRNDDPRWNARLLTDFDNVVVSPGPGTPLEARDLGISREILATTRLPALGICLGHQAIGALHGATVGRAPAPLHGRISRVRHDGKGLFAGLPSPMEVVRYHSLAVTDLPPELEATAWTADGILMGLRHRTRPMWGVQFHPESICAEYGVELLRNFMDLSALAARPPRRIATARPPVRSQTQTQTQTQTRSQARSAGAGDGPPASAPAPAPSAAPRRLRVLTHALPTGWDAERAYDLLFRRNPYSFWLDSSRPDATGGRFSIMGDASGPLARVARADVWSGTVRVDSASDTEIVSGPFLDWLDQDLRAIDAEVPALPFDFTLGWTGYLGYELKSECGGELVHRSEDPDAVMVFTDRALVLDHHTGTTHLLTLADDGIEGSEATARRRLAELADRLAHLPPGAAPAPAGAVPMTGEIRLRHDRATYLGLIAAAHEEIAAGETYEVCLTNTAEVRGRLDPWAGYLHLRRTHPAPFGALLRFGDLSVLSTSPERFLRIDRDGLVESRPIKGTRPRGATPAEDAALVADLLTCEKDRAENLMIVDLVRNDLGRCAEPGSVEATDIFRVESFAGAHQLVSTVRARLRRDSSAVRCVRAAFPGGSMTGAPKVRTMEIIDRLEAGPRGVYSGALGYFSLSGAADLSIVIRTALVTEDKVRYGTGGAIIALSDAAAEFEETAVKAGPLLSLTTAAFPGRSAVRERRMEDVRT